A window from Felis catus isolate Fca126 chromosome B1, F.catus_Fca126_mat1.0, whole genome shotgun sequence encodes these proteins:
- the ENAM gene encoding enamelin, with the protein MFEQDFEKPKEKDPPKAESPATEPSGNSTGPETNSTQPNAPGGNQGGNDTSPTGNSGHGPNTVSNPTAQNGVISPPTVNVSGQGVPRTQISWGPSQPNIYENYPNPNIRNFPAGRQWRPTGTIMGRRQNGPFYRNQQVQRGPRWNSFALEGKQAFRSGNPIYRKAYASTARGNSPTHAGNPGNVRRKPQGPNKHPMGTNVAPLGPKHGTVVRNEKIQNPAEKPVGPKERIVIPTRDPSGPWRNSQDYGVNKSNYKLPHPESNMLVPNFNSVGQHENSYYPRGESKRAPNSDGQTQSQNLPKGIILEPRRIPYESETNRPELKHSTYQRVYPEEIPSTAREHFPAGRNIWNHQGISPPIKEDPGMQEEHLLHPSHGSRGGVYYPDYNSYNPRENSPYLRSNTWDERDDSPNTMGQPKNSLYPMNTPDLKETVPYNEEDPIDATGDETFPGQSRWGMEEPSFKEGPTVRHYEGEQYTSNQRKEYLPYSLDNPSKPREDFPYGEFYPWNQDENFPSYNTAPSAPPPVESRGYYANNAVGQEESTLFPSWNSWDHEIQAQGQKERRPYFNRNFWDRPTTLHKAPPSPPHEKENQPYPSNSPAGLQKSPTWHESENLNYGMHITRINSPEREQLAFPDLIPPSYPSGQKEAHVFHLSQRGPCCAGSSTGHKEDPLALQDYTPSFGLAPGENQDTSPPYTEDSHTKHARHTISPPSNLPGQRNSSEKRLPGESENPSPFRDDVSTLRRNTPCSMKNQLSQRGIMPFPEASSLQSKNMPCLKSDLGGDGDNVLEQIFEGNQLSERTVDLTPEQLVMGTPEEAPNPEGIQSEVQGNEGERQQQRPSSILQLPCFGSKLAKYHSSSTGTPSGIGRQGPFDEDPITPTESPNSLSRLATGAQFQSINVDPLNADEHISFDSLQIETNPQDHVQDCLLLQA; encoded by the coding sequence ATGTTTGAACAAGATTTtgaaaaacccaaagaaaaagaTCCTCCTAAAGCAGAGAGTCCAGCCACTGAACCCTCGGGTAATTCAACAGGTCCTGAGACTAATTCTACTCAACCAAATGCACCTGGAGGGAATCAGGGCGGAAATGACACCAGCCCAACAGGAAACAGTGGCCATGGCCCAAACACTGTGAGTAATCCTACAGCTCAAAACGGGGTTATCTCACCCCCTACAGTTAATGTTTCAGGCCAGGGAGTACCAAGAACTCAAATCTCATGGGGACCAAGTCAgccaaatatttatgaaaactatCCAAATCCTAACATCCGAAATTTTCCTGCAGGAAGACAATGGCGTCCCACTGGTACTATCATGGGGCGTAGACAGAATGGGCCTTTTTACAGAAATCAACAGGTCCAAAGGGGTCCTCGGTGGAACTCCTTTGCTTTGGAAGGCAAACAAGCATTTCGTTCAGGAAATCCAATTTATCGCAAAGCTTATGCTTCTACTGCAAGAGGCAATTCTCCCACTCATGCAGGAAATCCAGGAAATGTCAGAAGAAAGCCTCAGGGACCAAATAAACACCCTATGGGAACCAACGTTGCTCCTCTGGGTCCCAAACATGGTACTGTTGTCCGCAAtgaaaaaatccaaaatccagCAGAGAAACCAGTAGgtccaaaagaaagaatagtcaTTCCTACAAGAGATCCATCTGGCCCCTGGAGAAACTCTCAAGATTATGGAGTTAATAAATCAAACTATAAACTGCCTCATCCTGAGAGTAACATGCTAGTCCCAAATTTTAATTCTGTTGGTCAACATGAAAACTCTTATTACCCAAGAGGAGAGTCCAAAAGAGCCCCAAATTCTGATGGACAAACCCAAAGCCAGAATTTGCCCAAAGGGATTATTTTGGAGCCAAGAAGAATCCCTTATGAATCAGAAACTAATCGACCAGAATTAAAGCACAGTACATATCAACGTGTATACCCTGAGGAAATCCCTTCCACTGCAAGAGAACATTTTCCTGCTGGAAGAAATATTTGGAATCATCAAGGAATCTCTCCACCTATTAAGGAAGATCCCGGGATGCAGGAAGAACACTTACTTCATCCTTCCCATGGCTCAAGGGGAGGTGTTTACTACCCTGACTATAACTCTTATAATCCCAGGGAAAACTCACCATACCTTAGAAGCAATACATGGGATGAGAGAGATGATTCTCCCAATACTATGGGGCAACCCAAAAATTCACTGTACCCCATGAATACTCCAGACCTGAAAGAAACAGTCCCTTATAATGAAGAGGACCCAATTGATGCAACTGGAGATGAAACTTTTCCAGGACAAAGTAGATGGGGTATGGAGGAGCCAAGCTTTAAAGAAGGGCCAACAGTTAGGCACTATGAAGGCGAGCAATATACCTCAAATCAACGGAAAGAATACCTTCCCTATTCCTTAGATAATCCATCGAAACCCAGGGAGGATTTCCCTTATGGTGAATTTTATCCCTGGAACCAAGATGAGAATTTTCCATCATATAATACAGCTCCCAGTGCACCACCACCTGTGGAGAGCAGGGGCTATTATGCTAATAATGCTGTTGGACAGGAAGAAAGCACTCTGTTCCCCTCTTGGAACTCCTGGGACCATGAGATTCAAGcccaagggcagaaagaaagaagaccatATTTTAACAGAAACTTCTGGGATCGACCAACAACTTTACACAAAGCTCCCCCTAGTCCACCACATGAGAAAGAGAACCAGCCTTATCCTAGCAATTCCCCAGCTGGGCTTCAGAAAAGTCCAACATGGCATGAAAGTGAGAATTTGAATTATGGCATGCACATTACTAGGATAAATTCACCAGAGAGAGAACAGTTGGCTTTCCCAGACTTAATTCCTCCAAGTTACCCATCAGGTCAAAAAGAAGCGCATGTATTTCATCTAAGCCAGAGAGGCCCTTGCTGTGCTGGCAGCTCCACAGGACACAAAGAAGATCCACTTGCTCTACAGGACTACACTCCATCCTTTGGTCTTGCACCAGGGGAGAACCAAGACACCAGTCCTCCGTATACAGAAGATAGTCATACTAAACATGCAAGACACACCATCTCCCCTCCAAGCAACCTACCTGGCCAAAGAAACAGCTCAGAGAAAAGACTGCCTGGAGAAAGTGAAAACCCAAGTCCTTTTAGAGATGATGTGTCCACCCTGAGGAGGAACACACCATGTTCCATGAAGAATCAGCTGAGCCAAAGGGGAATTATGCCCTTTCCTGAAGCCAGTTCCCTTCAATCAAAGAATATGCCTTGCCTCAAAAGTGATCTTGGAGGAGATGGGGACAATGTTttagaacaaatatttgaaggcaACCAGCTCAGTGAAAGAACTGTTGACCTTACTCCTGAGCAGCTTGTTATGGGTACACCTGAAGAAGCCCCTAATCCAGAAGGAATCCAAAGTGAAGTACAAGGAAATGAGGGTGAAAGGCAGCAACAAAGACCATCAAGCATCCTGCAGTTACCATGCTTTGGCTCCAAATTGGCAAAGTATCATTCCTCCAGCACTGGAACTCCATCTGGCATTGGAAGGCAAGGCCCATTTGATGAAGATCCGATTACGCCTACTGAAAGTCCTAACTCATTGTCTAGGTTAGCTACTGGGGCACAGTTTCAGAGTATAAATGTTGACCCACTTAATGCAGATGAACACATTTCATTTGATTCCCTTCAAATAGAGACCAATCCACAGGACCATGTGCAAGACTGCTTACTACTTCAGGCCTAG